In Procambarus clarkii isolate CNS0578487 chromosome 84, FALCON_Pclarkii_2.0, whole genome shotgun sequence, a genomic segment contains:
- the LOC138358533 gene encoding uncharacterized protein gives MYDPFRLYDPDNLYEPDRLNDPDRLYDTDRLYDPDRLYDADRLQDPDRLYDPDRLYDPDRLYDPDRLYDPDRLYDPDGLYVPDRLYDPDRLQYDPARLYDPDRLYNPDKLYDPDRLYDPD, from the exons ATGTATGATCCattcagactgtatgatccagacaatcTATATGAGCCAGACAGACTGAATGATCCagacaggctgtatgatacagacagactgtatgatccagacagactgtatgatgcaGACAGACTGCAAGATCCAGACaggctgtatgatccagacagactgtatgatccagacagactttatgatccagacagattgtatgatccagacagactgtatgatccagacggtCTGTAtgttccagacagactgtatgatccagacagact GCAGTATGATCCagccagactgtatgatccagacagactgtataatCCTGAcaaactgtatgatccagacagactgtatgatccagactga